In Arthrobacter sp. B3I9, the following are encoded in one genomic region:
- the ffh gene encoding signal recognition particle protein: MFNSLSDRLTATFKNLRGKGRLTEADVDGTVREIRRALLDADVAVPVVREFTARVRERALGAEVNAALNPGQQIVKIVNEELVEILGGETRRIRLAKSGPTVIMLAGLQGAGKTTLAGKLSKHLKAQGHSPMLVASDLQRPNAVNQLQIVGQRAGVPVFAPHPGATITELEHPAGDPVAVARAGVEEARRTLHDVVIVDTAGRTGVDADMMEQARQIRRAIVPNEVLFVIDSMIGQDAVNTALAFDEGVNFTGIVLSKLDGDARGGAALSVASVTGKPVMFASTGEGLDDFELFHPDRMASRILDLGDVLTLIEQAEKSWDKDEAARMAKKFADQEDFTLDDFLAQMQQIRNMGSMKKMLMMMPGAQNIRQQLEQFDEREIDRVEAIVRSMTPHERVAPKIINGSRRARIARGSGVHVSEVNGLLERFGQAQKMMKKMAAGGGMPGMPGMPGMGGGGARKGAKNAPKKKARSGNPAKAAQELKEAEARRAAGAKALPTGASFGQQGGDFDPSQLNLPKGFDKFLGGSK, encoded by the coding sequence GTGTTCAATTCACTCTCTGACCGGTTGACAGCAACCTTCAAGAACCTCCGCGGCAAGGGCCGCCTCACTGAGGCGGATGTCGACGGCACGGTCCGCGAGATCCGGCGGGCCTTGCTGGACGCCGACGTTGCCGTGCCCGTGGTCCGCGAATTCACCGCCCGCGTACGGGAGCGGGCGCTCGGAGCCGAGGTCAACGCAGCACTGAACCCGGGCCAGCAGATCGTCAAGATCGTCAACGAGGAACTCGTCGAGATCCTCGGTGGCGAAACCCGCCGGATCCGGCTCGCCAAGAGCGGTCCCACTGTCATCATGCTCGCCGGCCTCCAGGGTGCCGGTAAGACCACGCTCGCCGGCAAGCTGTCCAAGCACCTCAAGGCCCAGGGCCACAGCCCCATGCTGGTCGCTTCCGACCTGCAGCGCCCCAACGCCGTGAACCAGCTCCAGATTGTCGGGCAGCGCGCCGGCGTGCCGGTGTTCGCCCCGCACCCGGGCGCCACCATCACCGAGCTCGAGCATCCGGCCGGTGACCCGGTCGCCGTCGCGCGTGCCGGCGTCGAGGAAGCACGCCGCACGCTGCACGACGTCGTGATCGTCGACACCGCCGGCCGTACCGGCGTCGACGCCGACATGATGGAACAGGCGCGCCAGATCCGCCGGGCCATCGTCCCCAACGAAGTCCTGTTCGTGATCGACTCGATGATCGGCCAGGACGCCGTCAACACGGCGCTGGCGTTCGATGAGGGCGTCAACTTCACCGGCATCGTGCTGTCCAAGCTCGACGGCGACGCCCGCGGCGGTGCCGCGCTGTCGGTCGCGTCGGTGACCGGCAAGCCGGTGATGTTCGCGTCCACCGGCGAGGGCCTGGATGACTTCGAGCTCTTCCACCCGGACCGCATGGCCTCGCGCATCCTCGACCTCGGTGACGTGCTCACCCTGATCGAACAGGCTGAAAAGTCCTGGGATAAGGATGAGGCCGCCCGGATGGCGAAGAAGTTCGCCGACCAGGAAGACTTCACCCTGGACGACTTCCTCGCCCAGATGCAGCAGATCCGCAACATGGGCTCGATGAAGAAGATGCTCATGATGATGCCGGGTGCGCAGAACATCCGGCAGCAGCTCGAACAGTTCGATGAGCGTGAAATTGACCGCGTCGAGGCCATCGTCCGGTCCATGACCCCGCACGAGCGCGTCGCGCCCAAGATCATCAACGGCTCCCGCCGGGCCCGCATCGCCCGCGGCTCGGGCGTGCACGTCTCCGAGGTCAACGGCCTGCTGGAGCGCTTCGGCCAGGCCCAGAAGATGATGAAGAAGATGGCGGCCGGCGGCGGAATGCCGGGGATGCCGGGGATGCCCGGGATGGGTGGAGGGGGAGCCCGCAAGGGTGCCAAGAATGCTCCCAAGAAAAAGGCCCGCTCGGGCAACCCGGCCAAAGCCGCGCAGGAGCTGAAGGAGGCGGAGGCGCGGCGTGCCGCCGGTGCCAAGGCCCTGCCCACGGGCGCCTCCTTCGGCCAGCAGGGCGGTGACTTCGATCCCTCCCAGCTGAACCTTCCCAAGGGCTTCGACAAGTTCCTCGGCGGCAGCAAGTAG
- a CDS encoding alpha/beta fold hydrolase, which yields MFKQRVIFVHGAGSFGAAAWPKQHGMALDYDALFLRRHGFDAVAEPVESDFGIDTAIVLDALADDGRGEAGGHVVAHSQGAVAAMMAAVERPDLVQSLTLVEPACLSLTAELPATAAHLAMMQPLFDVRQHLADDDFQAEYVRRAFAASGPADGPSAPSAGPTVEQQREARRLRLQAPSWEAPLQIVPGVPTLVLTGGWEPLYEEIAGYLRETGALHRVAPGGHRPQDSSEGDRVIRSFIADVGRRRHAQAS from the coding sequence ATGTTCAAGCAGCGCGTAATTTTCGTCCATGGGGCCGGCAGCTTCGGCGCCGCGGCGTGGCCGAAACAGCACGGAATGGCGCTCGACTATGACGCGCTGTTCCTGCGCAGGCATGGGTTTGACGCGGTCGCCGAGCCCGTGGAGTCCGACTTCGGCATCGACACCGCCATTGTGCTGGACGCCCTCGCCGACGACGGCCGGGGTGAGGCCGGGGGACACGTCGTGGCACATTCCCAGGGTGCCGTCGCGGCCATGATGGCCGCGGTCGAGCGGCCGGACCTGGTGCAGTCGCTCACCCTCGTTGAACCGGCCTGCCTCTCACTCACCGCGGAACTTCCTGCCACGGCCGCGCACCTGGCCATGATGCAGCCGCTCTTCGACGTCCGGCAGCATCTGGCGGACGACGATTTCCAGGCGGAGTACGTGCGCAGGGCCTTTGCGGCCTCGGGCCCGGCGGACGGCCCAAGTGCACCCTCCGCGGGACCGACCGTTGAACAACAGCGCGAGGCCAGGCGGCTGAGGCTGCAGGCACCCTCGTGGGAAGCACCCCTGCAGATCGTCCCCGGCGTGCCCACACTGGTCCTGACCGGCGGCTGGGAGCCGCTTTATGAGGAAATCGCCGGCTACCTTCGTGAGACCGGCGCCCTGCACCGCGTCGCGCCGGGCGGGCACCGGCCGCAGGATTCCAGCGAGGGCGACCGGGTCATCCGGTCCTTCATCGCCGACGTCGGCCGGCGCCGGCACGCCCAGGCGTCTTAG
- the thiC gene encoding phosphomethylpyrimidine synthase ThiC, producing the protein MNTPLTQHSPVQNQPVQNQPVRDEAVGTTQSLKAHSLAFATDPEHGIRVPVTEIALADSPGGARNDPFRVYRTAGPGSDPVRGLEPLRTPWIEARADTEPYAGRQRDLLDDGKSAVRRGAASAEWRGLRPVPRRALQGRTVTQMRYARDGIITPEMRFVALRENCDVELVRSEVAAGRAIIPSNVNHPESEPMIIGKAFLVKINANIGNSAVTSSIAEEVDKLQWATQWGADTVMDLSTGDDIHTTREWIIRNSPVPIGTVPIYQALEKVNGQANELTWEIFRDTVIEQCEQGVDYMTIHAGVLLRYVPLTANRVTGIVSRGGSIMAGWCLAHHEENFLYTHFDELCEIFAKYDVAFSLGDGLRPGATADANDAAQFAELDTLAELTQRAWEFDVQVMVEGPGHVPFHLVRENVERQQELCKGAPFYTLGPLVTDIAPGYDHITSAIGATEIARYGTAMLCYVTPKEHLGLPNKDDVKTGVITYKIAAHAADLAKGHPGAHERDDALSKARFEFRWRDQFALSLDPVTAEAFHDETLPAEPAKTAHFCSMCGPKFCSMRISQDIRKEYGSADSQAALASMAAGMRAKSSEFLASGGKVYLPEPSLGGPAAG; encoded by the coding sequence GTGAATACGCCATTGACACAGCACAGCCCTGTCCAAAACCAGCCGGTCCAAAACCAGCCTGTCCGGGATGAGGCCGTGGGCACCACCCAGTCACTGAAGGCCCACTCGCTGGCCTTCGCCACCGACCCAGAACACGGCATCCGCGTTCCGGTGACCGAGATCGCCCTGGCGGACTCCCCCGGAGGAGCCCGCAATGACCCGTTCCGGGTCTACCGCACCGCGGGCCCTGGAAGCGATCCGGTCCGGGGTTTGGAGCCCCTCCGTACGCCATGGATCGAAGCCCGGGCGGACACCGAACCCTATGCCGGCCGGCAGCGGGACCTGCTCGACGACGGAAAATCCGCCGTGCGCCGGGGTGCCGCTTCCGCCGAGTGGCGGGGGCTTCGCCCGGTGCCGCGCCGCGCGCTCCAGGGCCGGACGGTGACGCAGATGCGCTACGCCCGGGACGGGATCATCACCCCGGAGATGCGGTTCGTGGCGCTGCGGGAGAATTGTGACGTCGAGCTGGTCCGCAGCGAGGTGGCCGCGGGCCGCGCCATCATCCCCAGCAACGTCAACCATCCCGAATCCGAGCCGATGATCATCGGGAAGGCCTTCCTGGTGAAGATCAACGCCAACATCGGCAATTCGGCGGTGACCAGTTCGATCGCCGAAGAAGTCGACAAACTCCAGTGGGCGACGCAATGGGGCGCGGACACCGTCATGGACCTCTCCACCGGGGACGACATCCACACCACCAGGGAGTGGATCATCCGCAACTCCCCCGTCCCCATCGGAACCGTCCCGATTTACCAGGCCCTGGAGAAGGTCAACGGTCAAGCGAACGAACTCACGTGGGAGATTTTCCGCGACACTGTGATCGAACAGTGCGAGCAGGGCGTGGACTACATGACCATTCACGCCGGGGTGCTGCTGCGCTATGTGCCTCTGACCGCCAACCGGGTCACCGGAATAGTGTCGCGCGGCGGTTCCATCATGGCGGGCTGGTGCCTGGCGCACCACGAGGAGAACTTCCTGTACACCCACTTCGACGAGCTCTGCGAGATTTTTGCCAAGTACGACGTCGCGTTCTCACTGGGCGACGGCCTGCGGCCCGGAGCGACGGCGGACGCCAACGATGCTGCGCAGTTCGCCGAGCTGGACACCCTCGCCGAACTGACGCAGCGGGCCTGGGAGTTCGACGTGCAGGTCATGGTGGAAGGCCCGGGGCATGTCCCGTTCCATCTGGTCCGGGAGAATGTCGAGCGGCAACAGGAGCTTTGCAAGGGCGCCCCCTTTTACACGCTCGGACCGCTGGTGACGGACATCGCTCCCGGCTATGACCACATCACCTCCGCGATCGGCGCTACGGAGATCGCCCGGTACGGCACCGCCATGCTTTGCTACGTCACGCCCAAGGAGCACCTGGGGTTGCCGAACAAGGACGACGTGAAGACCGGGGTGATCACCTACAAGATCGCCGCCCATGCGGCCGACCTGGCCAAGGGCCACCCCGGGGCGCACGAGCGCGATGATGCCCTGTCCAAGGCCCGCTTTGAATTCCGCTGGCGTGACCAGTTCGCGTTGTCGCTGGACCCCGTGACGGCGGAAGCGTTCCACGACGAGACGCTGCCCGCGGAACCGGCCAAGACGGCGCATTTCTGCTCGATGTGCGGGCCCAAGTTCTGTTCCATGCGGATCAGCCAGGACATCCGCAAGGAATACGGCTCTGCTGATTCGCAGGCCGCTCTGGCCTCCATGGCGGCCGGGATGCGGGCCAAGAGCAGCGAGTTCCTCGCCTCGGGCGGCAAGGTCTACCTGCCGGAACCTTCCCTTGGCGGACCCGCAGCCGGCTAA
- a CDS encoding amidohydrolase family protein, giving the protein MSSIIEFSGPVLTGPDRERRGLWSVGGILTSHRPAAAADRVLDGWVIPGLVDAHCHIGLGPGGDVPDAVAEAQALTDRDAGTLLVRDAGAVHDTRWLQRREDLPRIIRSGRHIARTRRYLRGFAVEVEPEDLVEAVRKQARAGDGWVKLVGDWIDRDAGDLAPSFPARALRDAVQAAHDEGARVTAHCFAEDTLDDMLDAGIDCIEHATGLLPRHLPRFVEQSVPVVPTLINIATFPQIAAQAEAKFPRYAAHMRLLWERRGERIQEAYEAGVRIYAGTDAGSVIKHGRIVDEVLALHSAGLPAAAALDAASWAARAWLGAEAISEGASADLLVCAEDPRKDLGTLRRPSQIVLRGKHIQGKQHGH; this is encoded by the coding sequence ATGAGCAGCATCATCGAGTTCAGCGGTCCCGTCCTCACCGGACCGGACCGGGAACGCCGCGGGCTCTGGTCCGTCGGCGGGATCCTGACGTCCCACCGTCCCGCCGCCGCGGCGGACCGCGTGCTGGACGGATGGGTCATCCCAGGACTGGTTGACGCGCACTGCCACATCGGCCTCGGCCCTGGCGGAGACGTTCCGGACGCGGTGGCCGAGGCGCAGGCACTCACCGACCGCGACGCCGGCACCCTGCTCGTGAGGGACGCCGGCGCCGTGCACGATACCCGCTGGCTGCAGCGCCGGGAAGACCTGCCGCGCATCATCCGCTCCGGCCGGCACATCGCGAGAACCCGGCGCTACCTCCGCGGGTTCGCCGTCGAAGTGGAGCCGGAGGATCTGGTGGAAGCCGTTCGCAAGCAGGCCCGGGCCGGCGACGGGTGGGTCAAGCTGGTGGGGGACTGGATCGACCGCGACGCCGGAGACCTCGCCCCCAGCTTTCCGGCCCGGGCGCTCAGGGACGCTGTGCAGGCGGCCCATGACGAGGGCGCAAGGGTCACGGCGCACTGCTTTGCGGAGGACACGCTGGACGACATGCTCGACGCCGGCATCGACTGCATCGAGCATGCGACCGGCCTGCTCCCGCGGCACCTGCCGCGCTTCGTGGAGCAAAGCGTGCCGGTCGTGCCCACGCTGATCAACATCGCAACCTTCCCGCAGATCGCGGCGCAGGCCGAGGCCAAATTCCCCCGCTACGCCGCCCACATGCGTTTGCTCTGGGAGCGCCGGGGCGAGCGGATTCAGGAGGCATACGAGGCGGGAGTACGGATCTACGCCGGAACGGATGCAGGCAGCGTCATCAAGCACGGGCGGATTGTCGATGAAGTCCTGGCGCTGCACTCGGCCGGACTTCCGGCTGCGGCCGCCCTCGACGCCGCGTCCTGGGCTGCACGGGCCTGGCTGGGCGCGGAGGCGATCAGCGAGGGCGCGAGTGCGGACCTGCTGGTCTGCGCAGAGGACCCGCGGAAGGATCTGGGTACGCTGCGCCGGCCCAGCCAGATCGTACTGCGGGGCAAACACATTCAAGGGAAGCAGCACGGCCATTAG
- a CDS encoding VOC family protein — translation MTAEASTQDLLPADLTMGTVMLKVGDMKVMTDYYQRALGLEIVAEQDGGLYLGRRHKPLVHLAPAPGLAIPSRGEAGLFHTALLFEDQPSLAATVATAAQYEPQSFTGSADHLVSEAFYFSDPEGNGIELYWDRPREAWSWEGKNVVMDSLALPPQRYLETFLTEESVTGQREAEAGVGHVHLQVGDVHSAQEFYVGTLGFEKTAGWHGQALFVSAGGYHHHMAMNVWNSRGAGPRRDTLGLGEVLIEVPSGDDVGALADRLQTAGVQSHHTGAELRFEDPWRNRIRVAVR, via the coding sequence ATGACAGCAGAAGCCAGCACCCAGGACCTTCTTCCCGCCGACCTCACCATGGGCACCGTGATGCTCAAGGTCGGCGACATGAAGGTCATGACGGACTACTACCAGCGCGCCCTCGGCCTCGAGATCGTGGCCGAGCAGGACGGCGGGCTCTACCTGGGCCGCCGGCACAAACCGCTGGTCCACCTCGCCCCGGCGCCTGGCCTCGCCATCCCTTCCCGCGGTGAAGCCGGCCTCTTCCACACCGCCCTGCTGTTCGAGGACCAGCCGTCCCTCGCCGCCACCGTCGCCACTGCCGCCCAGTATGAGCCGCAGTCCTTCACCGGAAGCGCCGACCACCTCGTCAGCGAGGCCTTCTATTTCAGCGACCCTGAGGGCAACGGCATCGAGCTGTACTGGGACCGTCCCCGCGAGGCCTGGTCGTGGGAGGGGAAGAACGTGGTGATGGACAGCCTGGCCCTTCCGCCGCAGCGGTACCTCGAGACATTCCTCACCGAGGAATCCGTGACCGGGCAGCGCGAGGCGGAGGCCGGCGTCGGGCACGTCCACCTGCAGGTGGGGGACGTGCACTCGGCGCAGGAGTTCTACGTGGGGACGCTCGGCTTTGAAAAGACCGCAGGCTGGCACGGCCAGGCGCTCTTTGTGTCCGCAGGCGGCTACCACCACCACATGGCCATGAACGTATGGAACAGCCGCGGTGCCGGCCCCCGCAGGGACACGCTAGGACTCGGTGAGGTGCTGATCGAAGTACCCTCCGGCGACGACGTCGGAGCGCTCGCGGACCGCCTCCAGACCGCCGGCGTCCAGTCCCACCACACCGGCGCCGAACTGCGCTTCGAGGACCCGTGGCGCAACCGGATCCGCGTGGCTGTGCGCTGA
- the rpsP gene encoding 30S ribosomal protein S16 translates to MAVKIRLKRFGKMRAPYYRIVVMDARSKRDGRAIEEIGKYHPTEEPSYIEVDTDRAQYWLGVGAQPSEQVAAILKITGDWQKFKGLPGQEGTLKTKAPKVAFVAPEKGSVIIPEAITKKAKKDEAAEAPADAAETTEAE, encoded by the coding sequence GTGGCCGTAAAGATTCGCCTTAAGCGCTTCGGTAAGATGCGCGCACCGTACTACCGCATCGTCGTCATGGACGCACGCTCCAAGCGTGATGGCCGTGCCATCGAAGAGATCGGCAAGTACCACCCGACCGAAGAGCCCTCGTACATCGAGGTCGACACGGACCGTGCCCAGTACTGGCTCGGCGTCGGCGCACAGCCGTCCGAGCAGGTTGCCGCGATCCTCAAGATCACCGGTGACTGGCAGAAGTTCAAGGGTCTCCCCGGCCAGGAGGGCACCTTGAAGACCAAGGCTCCCAAGGTTGCCTTCGTTGCCCCGGAAAAGGGTTCCGTGATCATCCCGGAAGCCATCACCAAGAAGGCCAAGAAGGACGAAGCAGCCGAGGCCCCCGCCGACGCAGCAGAGACCACCGAGGCCGAGTAA
- a CDS encoding RNA-binding protein, with protein sequence MLAEALEHLVRGIVDSPEDVKVSAKNNRRGDTLEVRVHQDDLGRVIGRQGRTARALRTVIGALADGEAVRVDVVDTDRRR encoded by the coding sequence TTGCTGGCCGAAGCGCTCGAACACCTCGTCCGCGGGATCGTTGACAGTCCTGAGGATGTCAAGGTCAGTGCGAAGAACAACCGCCGCGGGGACACCCTCGAAGTGCGTGTTCATCAGGACGACCTCGGACGGGTGATCGGCCGCCAGGGCCGCACGGCGCGCGCTTTGCGCACTGTGATCGGGGCGCTGGCGGATGGCGAGGCCGTGAGGGTCGACGTCGTCGACACCGACCGCCGCCGGTAA
- the rimM gene encoding ribosome maturation factor RimM (Essential for efficient processing of 16S rRNA), producing the protein MQLQVARIGKPHGIRGEVTVQVLTDAPEDRFVPGTQFVVEPASAGPLTVESARWNKDILLLAFEEVETRNDAETLRGAKLFIETEELEDDDDDEGWYEHELVGLDVRVGGNVVGKVSALHTLPVQDLIVVTSNEGKEILVPFVEQIVPEVNVGEGFILVTPPAGLFEINADEETRPDGGKAAPGDNA; encoded by the coding sequence ATGCAGCTTCAGGTGGCACGAATCGGTAAACCCCACGGCATCCGCGGCGAGGTGACCGTGCAGGTCCTGACCGACGCGCCGGAGGACCGCTTCGTTCCCGGCACCCAGTTCGTGGTGGAGCCTGCATCTGCAGGTCCGCTGACCGTGGAGAGTGCCCGCTGGAACAAGGACATATTGCTGCTTGCCTTCGAGGAGGTCGAGACCCGCAACGACGCGGAGACCCTCCGCGGGGCCAAGCTGTTCATCGAGACTGAGGAACTCGAGGACGACGACGATGACGAGGGCTGGTACGAGCACGAGCTCGTCGGCCTGGACGTCCGCGTCGGCGGGAACGTCGTCGGCAAGGTCTCCGCACTGCACACGCTCCCGGTCCAGGACCTGATCGTGGTCACCTCGAACGAGGGCAAGGAAATCCTCGTCCCGTTCGTGGAGCAGATCGTCCCTGAGGTCAACGTGGGCGAGGGTTTCATCCTTGTCACCCCGCCGGCGGGACTCTTCGAGATCAATGCCGACGAGGAAACACGGCCCGACGGCGGCAAAGCCGCTCCCGGAGACAACGCCTAA
- the trmD gene encoding tRNA (guanosine(37)-N1)-methyltransferase TrmD, with protein MRIDVVSIFPEYLAPLELSLIGKARQDGLLQLNVHDLRTFTTDRHRTVDDTPYGGGAGMVMKPEPWAQALAAVAADRPGTSAAKPVLIVPSPAGERFTQATAHELAEEEQLVFACGRYEGIDERVMEWAAEHFTVRPMSLGDYVLNGGEVAVLAMVEAIGRLLPGVVGNPDSLVEESHSDGLLEYPVYTKPSSWRDRDVPAVLLSGNHGKIAQWRRHEQYRRTAERRPDLLAGFDAGALPRADRAAFADLGYDVVDGRLHRRPDAGGGQN; from the coding sequence ATGAGAATCGACGTCGTCAGCATCTTCCCGGAGTACCTCGCACCGCTGGAGCTCTCGCTGATCGGGAAGGCGCGCCAGGATGGCCTGCTGCAGCTGAACGTCCACGACCTGCGGACCTTCACCACGGACCGGCACCGGACTGTCGATGACACACCTTACGGTGGCGGCGCGGGCATGGTCATGAAGCCGGAACCCTGGGCGCAGGCACTGGCCGCCGTAGCCGCGGACAGGCCGGGCACTTCCGCGGCCAAGCCGGTCCTTATCGTTCCGTCCCCGGCCGGGGAGCGCTTCACCCAGGCCACGGCCCACGAGCTGGCGGAGGAAGAGCAGCTGGTGTTCGCCTGCGGACGCTACGAGGGCATCGACGAGCGCGTGATGGAATGGGCCGCCGAGCACTTCACCGTGCGCCCCATGAGCCTGGGGGACTACGTGCTCAACGGGGGCGAGGTGGCGGTCCTGGCGATGGTGGAGGCCATCGGCCGGCTGCTGCCCGGCGTCGTCGGCAACCCCGATTCCCTCGTGGAGGAATCCCACTCGGACGGGCTGCTGGAGTACCCCGTGTACACCAAGCCCTCGAGCTGGCGGGACCGCGACGTTCCGGCGGTGCTGCTGAGCGGCAACCACGGCAAGATCGCGCAGTGGCGCCGGCACGAGCAGTACCGGCGCACCGCGGAGCGGCGCCCTGACCTGCTGGCCGGGTTCGACGCCGGTGCGTTGCCCCGTGCGGACCGTGCGGCTTTCGCGGACCTCGGGTACGACGTCGTCGACGGGCGCCTTCACCGCCGCCCGGACGCCGGCGGCGGGCAGAACTAG
- the rplS gene encoding 50S ribosomal protein L19 yields the protein MHILDSVDAASLRTDVPTFRAGDTLKVHVNIIEGKNSRIQVFQGFVLGRQGDGLRETFTVRKVSFGVGVERTFPVHSPIIDKIELVSKGDVRRAKLYYMRNLRGKAAKIKEKRDFQTAK from the coding sequence ATGCATATCCTCGATTCCGTAGACGCAGCCTCGCTGCGCACCGATGTTCCGACGTTCCGCGCGGGTGACACCCTCAAGGTTCACGTCAACATCATCGAAGGCAAGAACTCCCGTATCCAGGTATTCCAGGGCTTCGTCCTGGGCCGCCAGGGCGATGGCCTCCGCGAAACCTTCACCGTCCGCAAGGTCTCCTTCGGCGTCGGCGTTGAGCGTACCTTCCCGGTGCACTCCCCGATCATCGACAAGATCGAGCTCGTATCCAAGGGTGACGTGCGCCGCGCCAAGCTGTACTACATGCGCAACCTCCGTGGCAAGGCCGCGAAGATCAAGGAAAAGCGCGACTTCCAGACCGCAAAGTAA
- the lepB gene encoding signal peptidase I, with protein MDHTKRQPRKLGWRFALLALALAVVISGVVRSLWLDVYFIPSASMEPLFREGDRILVSRTALQAEPIQRGDVVVFDGRGSFAPLNSGNGPALDVLAEAGRWLGLTGSDSTYVKRVIGLPGDHVVCCDDSGRLTVNGQPVAEPYVYAGDAPSEQNFSVTVPAGRLWLMGDHRSMSADSRSLLGAPGGGMVPLERVVGRPVQIIWPLDRFTAVRRSAAAADTTTNGQ; from the coding sequence ATGGACCACACAAAACGCCAGCCCAGGAAACTAGGCTGGCGTTTTGCGTTGCTGGCGCTGGCCCTGGCCGTCGTGATCAGCGGGGTGGTCCGCTCGCTCTGGCTCGACGTGTACTTCATTCCGTCCGCGTCAATGGAGCCGCTGTTCCGCGAGGGCGACCGGATCCTGGTCTCCCGGACGGCGCTGCAGGCCGAGCCGATCCAGCGCGGCGACGTCGTTGTCTTCGACGGCCGCGGCTCGTTCGCCCCGCTCAACAGCGGCAACGGCCCTGCCCTCGACGTTCTTGCGGAGGCCGGGCGCTGGCTGGGCCTCACCGGCAGTGACAGCACCTACGTCAAGCGGGTTATCGGGCTCCCCGGCGACCACGTGGTGTGCTGTGACGACTCGGGCCGGCTCACAGTCAACGGCCAGCCTGTTGCGGAACCATACGTGTATGCCGGCGACGCCCCCAGCGAGCAAAACTTCAGCGTGACCGTCCCGGCCGGACGGCTGTGGCTAATGGGAGACCACCGCTCCATGTCCGCCGATTCGCGGAGCCTGCTGGGCGCTCCAGGCGGAGGGATGGTACCCCTGGAGCGGGTGGTCGGCCGGCCGGTACAGATCATCTGGCCGCTTGATAGATTTACAGCAGTACGACGGTCCGCTGCGGCCGCCGACACCACGACGAACGGACAGTAG
- the lepB gene encoding signal peptidase I has protein sequence MTSSAIPTTGQPMSAEYHRAPDAGTAPQHVTAALPHVNAAPPDVHGTEPEIHGTEPAERPESALPEVHGTEREIHGAERAEGPGAAASAPASAGHRTESGPAHAGPESKRAKRAQAKEGHSPLFLWLKEVATVVVVAIVLSFLIKTFLFRAFYIPSESMVNTLDVNDRIFVNLLVPEPIALQRGDVVVFKDTKGWLAPAEEKPNGPFTWVQDGLTFVGLLPDNSEQHLVKRVIGLPGDHVVCCDADGELTVNGAPLAEKYVNAAETPMVREFDVVVPAGKVWVMGDNRNHSADSRAHLDTNGGFVDEADIEGKAAVIAWPLNRITSLDNYPDVFRNVPVPSGK, from the coding sequence GTGACCTCCTCAGCGATTCCGACCACGGGGCAGCCCATGAGTGCGGAATACCACCGTGCGCCTGACGCCGGGACGGCGCCGCAGCACGTGACGGCCGCGCTTCCGCACGTCAACGCGGCCCCGCCGGACGTTCACGGGACCGAGCCCGAAATCCACGGGACGGAGCCGGCGGAGCGCCCGGAGTCGGCCCTGCCGGAGGTTCACGGAACCGAGCGCGAAATTCACGGGGCCGAGCGCGCGGAGGGGCCGGGCGCGGCTGCTTCTGCTCCCGCGTCCGCCGGGCACCGGACCGAGTCCGGGCCCGCCCATGCCGGTCCCGAGTCCAAGCGGGCCAAGAGGGCGCAGGCGAAGGAAGGCCACAGTCCTCTCTTCCTCTGGCTCAAGGAAGTGGCCACCGTGGTGGTTGTGGCCATCGTGCTGTCCTTCCTGATCAAGACTTTCCTGTTCCGGGCGTTCTACATCCCGTCGGAATCCATGGTCAACACGCTCGACGTGAACGACCGCATCTTCGTGAACCTCCTCGTGCCGGAGCCGATTGCACTCCAGCGCGGCGACGTCGTCGTCTTCAAGGACACCAAGGGCTGGCTCGCCCCGGCCGAGGAAAAGCCGAACGGGCCCTTCACTTGGGTGCAGGACGGACTGACGTTCGTCGGCCTGCTGCCGGACAACTCCGAACAGCACTTGGTCAAGCGGGTCATCGGGCTGCCCGGCGACCATGTCGTCTGCTGCGACGCCGACGGCGAACTGACGGTCAATGGGGCACCGCTGGCGGAGAAGTACGTCAACGCCGCCGAGACGCCGATGGTGCGGGAGTTCGACGTCGTCGTTCCCGCCGGGAAGGTCTGGGTCATGGGGGACAACCGGAACCACTCCGCGGACTCGCGCGCCCACCTGGACACCAACGGCGGCTTCGTCGACGAGGCGGACATCGAGGGCAAAGCGGCCGTCATCGCCTGGCCGCTGAACCGCATCACGTCCCTGGACAACTATCCGGACGTCTTTCGCAACGTTCCCGTGCCCTCTGGCAAATAG